The sequence GAAGTCCGTCGAGATGAAAGACCCGAAAAAAGTCAAGCTGAAGAACGGAAAGCCTGCATCCAAGGGAACCTGCCCGAAGTGCGGCACGAAAGTCTTCAGAATCGGCGGCTGAAAACTGCTTCCTTCAAACCAATTCCAGAAGACCCCGAATGATCCGTGAGCACGCCTCAACAGGGGTCTTCTGAATGCGTTTTATTTTGAGCGCCTCAGGTATAACCCTCTTTTATGAAGGGCCGCGAGAGCTCTGATTGCGCGCCATATGGTGGGATACGCGGGCACCCTGCGCTTTTCGAACTCCCTCAATAGGCTCTGGGTGTTGGCGCCGCCGAACGCGCTTATGACGATTGGCGCCCCTCTCGATCTGGATCTCCTTTCCGCCACATCCACAAGCCTCCTCGTGATGTTTGGCGGTTGGAGCTCGAGAGACATCATGATCCCGTCGACTCCCGGGTCCGCCTGCAAACGCTTGAGAACGGCATCGTACATCTCGTCGGTGACACCGGCTGTGAGATCTACTGGATTGCTAACGGAGGAATAGCTGGGCACCACCTTCCTTATGGAGTCGCGAGTCATCTCAGAGAGCCTTGCCATCGTGAGTCCCGCACCATGCTCCCGGGACTCGACATAGTCTGCACCAATTACTCCGAATCCGCCCGCACTCGCGACAACGCATATGCGGTCACCATCGATATGGTCCACATAGGCTAGTGCCTTCGCCAGGTCGATCAACTCTTCCTCGTCGTAGGCTCTCACAACGCCGACCTGCCTCATGACGCCGTCTACCATGACATCCGACGAGGATGCGAGTGCGCCGGTGTGTGATCTTGCTGCGGCAGACCCGGATTTCGTCCTTCCCGATTTGAGCACAACGACTGGTTTGACCTTTGTTACCTTTCGAACGACGTCGACGAACTTGCGCCCATCTGAGAACGATTCAAGATAGAGGG is a genomic window of Candidatus Thermoplasmatota archaeon containing:
- a CDS encoding CoA-binding protein; translated protein: MVDSLDALFRPRSVALIGASASPAKLSHIALRNLSKGRFRLYPVNPNEGEILGLRCYPSVLAIPGDVDLALISLPAVASVAPVRQCVEKGVGVVIISASGFRESGPDGEKMERELMAAIRGSSTRLLGPNTMGVYVPSSGLDTLFISREKSVRPGKGAIAVLSQSGAVSVSFLEKAAEAGIGISACIGLGNKIDLNENELLQHLSSDKATKSIALYLESFSDGRKFVDVVRKVTKVKPVVVLKSGRTKSGSAAARSHTGALASSSDVMVDGVMRQVGVVRAYDEEELIDLAKALAYVDHIDGDRICVVASAGGFGVIGADYVESREHGAGLTMARLSEMTRDSIRKVVPSYSSVSNPVDLTAGVTDEMYDAVLKRLQADPGVDGIMMSLELQPPNITRRLVDVAERRSRSRGAPIVISAFGGANTQSLLREFEKRRVPAYPTIWRAIRALAALHKRGLYLRRSK